One window from the genome of Vibrio vulnificus NBRC 15645 = ATCC 27562 encodes:
- the cmoB gene encoding tRNA 5-methoxyuridine(34)/uridine 5-oxyacetic acid(34) synthase CmoB, whose amino-acid sequence MFNFANFYQLIAQDTRLQPWLNVLPQQLTDWQNAEHGDFPRWLKALNKIPEGAPDQIDIKHSVTISNDTPFHQGELKKLESLLRTFHPWRKGPYTVHGIHIDTEWRSDWKWDRVLPHISPLKNRSVLDVGCGNGYHMWRMLGEGARLCVGIDPSHLFLIQFEAIRKLMGGDQRAHLLPLGIEQLPKLEAFDTVFSMGVLYHRRSPLDHLIQLKDQLVSGGELILETLVIEGDETAVLVPKERYAQMRNVYFFPSARALKVWLELVGFEDVRIVDENVTSVDEQRTTNWMTHNSLPDYLDQNDPSKTVEGYPAPRRAILVAKKP is encoded by the coding sequence ATGTTTAATTTTGCTAATTTTTACCAGTTAATCGCTCAAGACACTCGTCTTCAGCCATGGCTAAACGTTCTACCTCAACAGCTAACAGATTGGCAAAATGCTGAGCATGGTGACTTCCCTCGCTGGTTAAAAGCACTCAATAAGATCCCAGAAGGCGCACCCGATCAGATAGACATTAAGCACTCTGTCACCATTAGCAACGACACGCCGTTCCATCAGGGAGAGTTGAAGAAGCTCGAAAGCTTGCTGCGCACTTTCCATCCTTGGCGTAAAGGCCCTTATACCGTTCACGGCATTCATATTGACACCGAATGGCGCAGTGACTGGAAATGGGACCGTGTTCTGCCTCATATATCACCATTAAAAAATCGCAGCGTGCTGGATGTCGGTTGTGGTAACGGTTATCACATGTGGCGCATGTTGGGTGAAGGTGCACGTCTGTGCGTGGGTATTGACCCATCACACCTGTTTTTAATCCAGTTTGAAGCGATCCGTAAATTAATGGGTGGCGATCAGCGTGCACACCTACTGCCATTGGGCATTGAACAGCTACCAAAACTTGAGGCGTTTGATACCGTTTTCAGCATGGGGGTGTTGTATCACCGTCGCTCTCCGCTTGATCACTTGATTCAACTGAAAGATCAGCTTGTCTCTGGCGGTGAATTAATTCTGGAAACCTTGGTGATAGAAGGGGATGAAACCGCCGTTTTGGTTCCCAAGGAACGCTACGCTCAAATGCGCAATGTGTATTTCTTCCCTTCAGCTCGCGCTTTAAAAGTGTGGTTAGAATTGGTTGGCTTTGAAGACGTGCGCATCGTGGACGAAAACGTCACTTCCGTCGACGAGCAACGCACCACCAATTGGATGACTCACAATTCACTGCCGGATTATCTCGACCAGAATGACCCAAGCAAAACCGTGGAAGGCTACCCCGCGCCTCGCCGTGCTATTTTGGTAGCGAAAAAGCCATAA
- the cmoA gene encoding carboxy-S-adenosyl-L-methionine synthase CmoA: MNPKSNPDTIFSAPIDKIGDFTFDERVAEVFPDMIQRSVPGYSNIISAIGMLAERFVKPHSNVYDLGCSLGAATLSMRRHIKQEGCQIIAVDNSKAMVERCKLHVNAYRSDTPVNVIEADIRNIDIENASVVVLNFTLQFLSPEDRYALLEKIYAGLRPGGILILSEKYVFEDQVSNELLIDLHHDFKRANGYSELEISQKRSAIENVMRPDSKKQHKERFAQIGFSSYDVWFQCFNFGSMFAIK, from the coding sequence ATGAACCCAAAAAGCAATCCAGACACTATTTTTTCGGCTCCAATCGATAAAATTGGGGATTTCACCTTCGATGAACGCGTGGCGGAAGTCTTTCCAGACATGATTCAACGTTCGGTTCCGGGTTACAGCAACATCATTTCTGCTATTGGTATGTTGGCCGAACGTTTTGTCAAACCACACAGTAATGTGTATGACTTGGGTTGCTCACTGGGCGCAGCCACACTCTCGATGCGTCGCCACATCAAACAAGAAGGCTGTCAGATCATTGCGGTCGATAATTCTAAAGCGATGGTTGAGCGCTGCAAGCTTCACGTCAATGCTTATCGCAGTGATACCCCCGTGAACGTGATTGAAGCCGATATTCGCAACATAGATATCGAAAATGCTTCCGTGGTGGTTCTGAACTTTACTTTGCAGTTCTTATCACCGGAAGATCGTTACGCGTTGCTGGAAAAAATCTACGCAGGTTTACGTCCTGGCGGCATTTTGATCCTTTCCGAAAAGTACGTTTTTGAAGATCAAGTTTCTAATGAACTGTTGATTGACCTTCACCATGACTTCAAACGAGCAAATGGTTACAGTGAGCTAGAAATCAGCCAAAAACGCAGTGCCATTGAAAACGTGATGCGTCCAGATTCGAAGAAACAACACAAAGAGCGCTTCGCACAAATTGGATTCAGCAGCTACGATGTTTGGTTCCAATGCTTTAACTTTGGTTCGATGTTTGCGATTAAGTAG
- the ruvA gene encoding Holliday junction branch migration protein RuvA, producing the protein MIGRLRGILLEKQPPELLIEVNGIGYEVQMPMSCFYELPNIGEEAIIYTHFVVREDAQLLYGFNTVKERALFREVIKANGVGPKLGLAILSGMTASQFVASVEREDISTLVKLPGVGKKTAERLVVEMKDRLKGWSAGDLFTPFTDAAPVDSGSASSNSAEEEAVSALLALGYKPVQASKVVSQIAKPDMTSEQLIREALKSMV; encoded by the coding sequence GTGATCGGACGTCTTCGCGGCATTCTGCTGGAAAAACAACCCCCTGAATTGTTGATTGAAGTTAATGGCATTGGCTATGAAGTTCAGATGCCAATGAGTTGTTTCTATGAGCTTCCTAATATTGGGGAAGAAGCCATTATCTATACTCATTTTGTGGTGCGTGAAGATGCTCAGTTGCTGTATGGATTCAATACCGTGAAAGAACGAGCGCTGTTTAGAGAAGTCATCAAAGCCAATGGAGTTGGACCAAAACTGGGTTTGGCCATTTTATCGGGCATGACGGCAAGCCAGTTTGTGGCGTCGGTAGAAAGAGAAGACATTTCCACGCTGGTGAAATTACCGGGCGTTGGCAAGAAGACTGCAGAACGTCTTGTGGTTGAGATGAAAGATCGTTTGAAAGGTTGGAGCGCTGGCGATCTGTTCACGCCATTTACCGATGCAGCGCCAGTCGATTCAGGCAGCGCAAGCAGTAACAGCGCAGAAGAAGAAGCAGTCAGTGCGCTCTTGGCGTTGGGATATAAGCCTGTACAGGCATCAAAAGTCGTATCACAGATTGCTAAACCGGATATGACCAGTGAACAACTGATCCGCGAAGCGCTTAAGTCCATGGTCTAA
- the ruvB gene encoding Holliday junction branch migration DNA helicase RuvB, which produces MIEADRLIAPENPAFRDEDVIDRAIRPKKLADYQGQDHVRDQMEIFIKAAQLRNEALDHLLIFGPPGLGKTTLANIVANEMGVNIRTTSGPVLEKAGDLAALLTNLEENDVLFIDEIHRLSPMVEEVLYPAMEDYQLDIMIGEGPAARSIKIDLPPFTLIGATTRAGSLTSPLRDRFGITQRLEYYKIPDLQNIVQRSADCLGLSMEAEGALEVARRARGTPRIANRLLRRVRDFAEVKGNGHICADTADKALNMLDVDSKGFDYMDRKLLLAIMEKFGGGPVGLDNMAAAIGEEKDTIEDVLEPYLIQQGYLQRTPRGRIATDRAYLHFGIEK; this is translated from the coding sequence ATGATTGAAGCAGATCGCTTAATTGCTCCGGAAAATCCCGCCTTTCGTGATGAAGATGTGATTGACCGTGCGATACGACCAAAGAAACTGGCTGATTACCAAGGCCAAGATCACGTACGTGATCAAATGGAAATTTTTATTAAAGCCGCGCAATTGCGTAACGAAGCGCTCGACCATTTATTGATTTTTGGCCCTCCAGGTTTGGGTAAAACCACCTTAGCGAACATTGTTGCAAACGAGATGGGCGTAAATATTCGCACCACGTCAGGCCCGGTGTTAGAAAAAGCGGGGGATTTAGCGGCCTTGCTGACCAATCTTGAAGAAAACGACGTGCTCTTCATTGATGAGATACACCGACTCAGTCCGATGGTGGAAGAAGTGCTGTATCCAGCCATGGAAGATTACCAATTGGATATTATGATTGGTGAAGGCCCTGCTGCACGTTCAATCAAAATCGATTTGCCGCCCTTTACGCTAATTGGTGCAACCACTCGCGCCGGCTCACTGACGTCCCCTCTGCGTGATCGTTTTGGTATTACCCAGCGTTTGGAGTATTACAAAATTCCTGATCTGCAGAATATCGTGCAACGCAGTGCTGACTGCTTGGGGCTTTCCATGGAAGCGGAAGGGGCATTAGAGGTGGCGCGTCGTGCGCGTGGTACACCACGTATTGCCAATCGCTTGTTGCGCCGCGTGCGCGATTTTGCCGAAGTCAAAGGCAATGGTCACATCTGTGCAGATACCGCAGACAAAGCGCTCAACATGCTTGATGTGGACTCGAAAGGTTTTGATTACATGGACCGCAAGTTGCTGTTGGCCATCATGGAGAAATTTGGTGGTGGTCCGGTTGGCTTAGATAACATGGCAGCTGCGATCGGTGAAGAGAAAGACACGATTGAAGATGTGTTAGAGCCATATTTGATTCAGCAAGGTTATTTACAACGCACGCCTCGAGGGCGAATCGCAACCGATCGGGCGTATCTTCATTTCGGAATTGAAAAGTAA
- the ybgE gene encoding cyd operon protein YbgE produces MSNLDARIASLHEPLDKTILKVIALLLGFLHVGLVMWDPEAYATAIGGFNALIGPALIWAVCSSMVYGVGFKPRKWVWQLLFSPYFSLSILLFLTALYIL; encoded by the coding sequence GTGAGTAACTTGGATGCGCGAATCGCTTCGTTGCATGAGCCGTTAGACAAAACAATCTTAAAAGTGATTGCGTTGTTGCTTGGTTTCTTGCACGTGGGATTAGTGATGTGGGACCCAGAAGCATACGCAACTGCGATTGGCGGATTCAATGCGCTAATCGGTCCCGCACTAATCTGGGCGGTTTGCTCCAGCATGGTTTACGGCGTTGGATTTAAGCCGAGGAAATGGGTGTGGCAACTCTTGTTTAGCCCATACTTCTCGCTGTCTATATTGCTGTTTCTCACCGCTTTATACATTTTGTAA
- the ruvC gene encoding crossover junction endodeoxyribonuclease RuvC, which produces MSIILGIDPGSRVTGYGVIRQNGRHLQYLGSGCIRTSEKDLPGRLKQIYAGVTEIITQFQPDAFAIEQVFMAKNADSALKLGQARGAAIVSAVNHDLPVYEYAARLIKQAVVGTGGADKAQVQHMVQHMLKLPAKPQADAADALGVAICHANTNKTLIALAGQATSAKRGRYR; this is translated from the coding sequence ATGTCGATTATTCTAGGAATTGACCCAGGCTCTCGCGTTACTGGCTATGGTGTGATTCGCCAAAATGGCCGACACCTGCAATATCTTGGTAGTGGTTGCATTCGTACATCAGAAAAAGATTTGCCCGGCCGTTTAAAGCAAATTTACGCGGGCGTAACGGAGATCATTACTCAGTTTCAGCCGGATGCGTTTGCCATAGAACAGGTCTTCATGGCGAAAAATGCCGACTCAGCACTCAAACTTGGTCAAGCGCGTGGCGCGGCGATCGTTTCTGCCGTGAATCACGATTTGCCGGTTTACGAATACGCAGCTCGTTTGATTAAGCAAGCCGTGGTAGGTACGGGCGGGGCTGATAAAGCACAAGTACAACATATGGTGCAACATATGCTCAAGTTACCCGCTAAACCTCAGGCGGACGCGGCCGATGCGTTAGGTGTTGCCATTTGTCACGCCAATACCAATAAAACCCTCATTGCCTTAGCTGGGCAGGCGACCAGTGCTAAACGAGGCCGTTATCGTTAG
- the aspS gene encoding aspartate--tRNA ligase: MRTHYCGHLNKSLAGQTVELCGWVNRRRDLGGLIFIDMRDREGIVQVVVDPDMADAYAVASQLRNEFCIKLTGEVRTRPESQVNKEMATGEVEILAKGLEIINRSDVLPLDFNQKNSEEQRLKYRYLDLRRPEMSDRIKLRAKASSFVRRFLDDNGFLDIETPVLTKATPEGARDYLVPSRVHKGSFYALPQSPQLFKQLLMMSGFDRYYQIVKCFRDEDLRADRQPEFTQIDIETSFMTSDQVRAVTEKMVREMWQELLNVDLGEFPVMPFSEAIRRFGSDKPDLRNPLELVDVADLVKDVDFKVFSGPANDEKGRVAVIRVPGGAELTRKQIDEYTGFVSIYGAKGLAWMKVNDRAAGMEGIQSPVAKFLSEDVINGILERTQAESGDIILFGADKANIVAEALGALRLKLGKDLGLTKEGSWAPLWVVDFPMFEEDDEGNLHAMHHPFTSPLGLTAEELKANPAPAISNAYDMVLNGYEVGGGSVRIHNAEMQAAVFDILGIDADEQKLKFGFLLDALKFGTPPHAGLAFGLDRLVMLLCGTENIRDVIAFPKTTAAACLMTDAPSVANPAALEELAIAVTVAKEKSAE; encoded by the coding sequence ATGCGTACCCATTACTGTGGTCACCTGAACAAGTCCCTTGCAGGACAAACTGTAGAACTTTGCGGCTGGGTTAACCGTCGTCGTGATTTAGGCGGTCTTATTTTTATTGATATGCGAGATCGTGAAGGTATCGTTCAGGTAGTTGTTGATCCAGATATGGCTGATGCGTATGCAGTGGCAAGCCAACTGCGTAATGAATTCTGTATCAAGCTAACGGGTGAAGTTCGCACTCGTCCTGAAAGCCAAGTGAATAAAGAGATGGCAACGGGTGAAGTTGAGATCCTTGCGAAAGGTCTTGAAATCATCAACCGTTCTGACGTGCTGCCTCTCGACTTCAACCAGAAGAACTCGGAAGAGCAACGTCTGAAGTACCGCTACCTAGACCTACGTCGCCCAGAAATGAGCGACCGCATCAAGCTACGCGCAAAAGCGTCTAGCTTTGTTCGTCGTTTCCTAGATGACAACGGTTTCCTAGACATTGAAACACCAGTACTTACCAAAGCGACCCCAGAAGGTGCGCGTGACTACCTAGTACCAAGCCGTGTTCACAAAGGCAGCTTCTACGCACTTCCTCAATCTCCACAGTTGTTCAAACAGCTGCTTATGATGTCTGGCTTTGATCGTTACTACCAAATCGTTAAGTGTTTCCGTGACGAAGACTTACGTGCTGACCGTCAGCCAGAATTCACCCAGATCGATATTGAAACGTCATTCATGACGTCTGATCAAGTACGTGCAGTGACGGAAAAAATGGTTCGCGAAATGTGGCAAGAGCTACTGAACGTTGACCTAGGTGAGTTCCCAGTTATGCCGTTTAGCGAAGCGATTCGTCGTTTCGGCTCTGACAAACCAGATCTTCGTAATCCACTAGAGCTAGTAGACGTTGCTGACCTAGTAAAAGACGTGGATTTCAAAGTGTTCTCTGGCCCTGCTAACGATGAGAAAGGCCGTGTAGCAGTCATCCGTGTTCCTGGTGGTGCTGAGCTTACTCGTAAGCAAATCGATGAGTACACTGGCTTTGTGAGCATCTACGGTGCGAAAGGTCTAGCATGGATGAAGGTTAACGACCGTGCAGCTGGCATGGAAGGTATCCAATCTCCAGTAGCGAAATTCCTAAGCGAAGACGTGATCAACGGTATTCTAGAGCGCACTCAAGCAGAATCGGGTGACATCATCCTATTTGGTGCAGACAAAGCAAACATCGTTGCTGAAGCGCTAGGTGCACTTCGTCTAAAACTTGGCAAAGACCTGGGTCTAACCAAAGAAGGCTCTTGGGCTCCACTATGGGTTGTTGACTTCCCAATGTTTGAAGAAGACGACGAAGGCAACCTACACGCGATGCACCACCCATTCACATCGCCTCTAGGTCTTACTGCTGAAGAGCTCAAAGCAAACCCAGCTCCAGCAATTTCAAATGCGTACGACATGGTTCTCAACGGCTACGAAGTGGGCGGTGGTTCTGTACGTATTCACAACGCAGAAATGCAGGCTGCGGTGTTCGATATTCTTGGTATCGACGCTGACGAGCAAAAACTGAAATTTGGCTTCCTACTGGATGCTCTGAAATTCGGTACGCCTCCACACGCAGGTCTTGCATTCGGTCTAGACCGTCTAGTAATGCTACTGTGTGGTACTGAGAACATTCGTGATGTTATCGCGTTCCCGAAAACAACGGCAGCCGCGTGTCTGATGACAGATGCGCCAAGTGTGGCTAACCCAGCAGCACTTGAAGAGCTTGCGATTGCCGTGACGGTTGCAAAAGAAAAAAGCGCAGAATAA
- the cydX gene encoding cytochrome bd-I oxidase subunit CydX: MWYFAWILGVLLACAFGIINALWLEHSEMMDKDSE, translated from the coding sequence ATGTGGTATTTCGCATGGATTCTGGGTGTACTATTGGCGTGTGCATTCGGCATTATTAATGCTCTTTGGTTAGAGCACAGTGAAATGATGGATAAAGACAGTGAGTAA
- a CDS encoding DUF72 domain-containing protein produces MNTLPLRLGLTMWSHNQWQQDFYGSGTKPAERLEKYAQVFHTVEGNTTFYATPNTPTVLNWRAATHDDFRFTFKLPKLITHQQMLKGSQGLLREFLSVMEPLHPRIGQWTIQLPAAFSPEHLPLLQRFCSYFPEGFPLGIEVRHLAFFAKGEDEKRFNQWLMETKIDRIIMDSRPVFAAPATTEAVIDAHQKKPKVPVHAIATAEHPMIRFIGHPDLESNLPFFAPWLSKLPLWIAEGKQPYLMIHTPDNVEGPQLAKRLYQQLQQQVKLPNLSDFPANSGNSQIQMF; encoded by the coding sequence ATGAACACGCTTCCTCTTCGATTGGGTCTGACTATGTGGTCGCACAATCAGTGGCAACAAGACTTTTATGGCTCGGGGACCAAACCCGCAGAGCGACTGGAAAAGTACGCACAGGTCTTTCACACTGTCGAAGGCAATACGACCTTCTACGCGACGCCAAATACACCAACCGTACTTAACTGGCGCGCGGCCACGCATGACGATTTTCGTTTCACCTTTAAGTTGCCAAAGCTGATTACCCACCAGCAGATGCTTAAAGGCTCTCAGGGTCTGTTGCGCGAGTTTTTGAGTGTCATGGAACCGCTGCACCCGCGTATTGGCCAATGGACAATCCAACTTCCCGCGGCTTTTTCACCAGAGCATTTACCGCTGCTACAACGTTTCTGCTCTTACTTTCCCGAAGGGTTTCCGCTGGGAATCGAAGTACGTCATTTGGCTTTTTTTGCGAAAGGAGAGGATGAGAAACGCTTTAACCAATGGTTAATGGAAACAAAGATTGATCGCATCATCATGGATAGCCGTCCGGTTTTCGCTGCCCCAGCAACAACGGAGGCCGTTATCGATGCCCACCAGAAAAAACCAAAGGTGCCCGTTCACGCCATCGCGACGGCAGAGCATCCAATGATTCGCTTTATTGGTCATCCCGATTTAGAGAGCAACCTCCCCTTCTTTGCCCCTTGGCTGAGCAAATTACCACTTTGGATTGCCGAGGGTAAGCAGCCTTACTTGATGATCCACACACCGGATAACGTAGAAGGCCCCCAATTAGCCAAACGACTTTACCAACAATTACAGCAACAAGTGAAACTGCCCAATCTGTCTGATTTTCCTGCCAATAGTGGCAATAGCCAAATACAGATGTTCTAA
- a CDS encoding ATP-dependent zinc protease, whose protein sequence is MFIRLTPVLALVLLSGCTLTNGEQYHQKTLTALQDSEARITNKIENLTLQSSNQVDYIESLETQITELQSKVEQLQTTQQQALENNDRKKPEPKVLAAPPAPAKNQIILGAIEKVTIDSINQSFDARVDTGATTSSLNAVDIEMFERNGKDWVRFHLSDPEQPGTDQNWIEAPVIRYVKIRQSTNDDTERRAVVELWVKVGAIKEKAQFTLADRSQMSHPVLLGREFIRDIALVDVSRSYIQTGQKNK, encoded by the coding sequence ATGTTTATAAGATTGACGCCAGTACTCGCTCTCGTTTTGTTATCTGGCTGTACTTTAACCAATGGTGAGCAATATCATCAGAAAACCCTGACCGCCCTCCAAGACTCTGAGGCTCGCATTACGAATAAGATAGAGAATCTCACTCTGCAATCTTCTAACCAAGTCGACTATATCGAGAGCCTAGAGACACAGATTACCGAGCTGCAGAGCAAAGTCGAACAGTTGCAAACCACTCAACAGCAAGCGCTTGAGAACAACGACAGAAAAAAACCTGAGCCAAAAGTATTGGCAGCACCGCCTGCCCCCGCCAAAAATCAAATCATTCTTGGTGCGATAGAGAAAGTGACTATCGACTCTATTAATCAGTCATTTGATGCCCGTGTCGACACTGGTGCTACCACCTCATCACTGAATGCCGTTGATATCGAAATGTTCGAGCGCAATGGTAAAGATTGGGTTCGCTTCCACCTCTCTGATCCCGAACAACCTGGTACTGACCAAAACTGGATTGAAGCCCCCGTTATTCGTTATGTGAAAATTCGTCAATCAACAAACGATGATACCGAACGCCGCGCCGTCGTCGAACTGTGGGTCAAAGTGGGCGCAATCAAAGAGAAAGCACAATTTACATTGGCAGATCGCTCACAAATGAGCCATCCCGTTCTTCTAGGACGTGAATTTATTCGCGATATTGCTCTTGTTGACGTCAGTCGCAGTTACATTCAAACCGGACAAAAGAATAAGTAA
- the cydB gene encoding cytochrome d ubiquinol oxidase subunit II — MFDYEILRLIWWVLIGVLLVGFAVTDGFDMGVGALVPVIGKNDTERRIMINTIAPHWDGNQVWLITAGGALFAAWPLVYATSFSGFYLAMYVTLAALWLRPLGLDYRSKIENPKWRNAWDGAICFSGAVPPVIFGVAFGNLLQGVPFELNNLLMSEYKGSFFALLNPFALLCGVLSLMLFVLQGATWLQMKTTEALHTRARNVAQIAGLVVVALFVIGGFWVQSIEGYVITSTIDTFADSNPLNKEVAQQAGAWMANFETYPAMWAAPVLGVFMPLLAVIASRFERGGFAFLFSSLANAGVILTAGFAMFPFVMPSSLVPAHSLTMWDSTASELTLGLMTAVAAVMVPVILGYTTWTYYKMFGRLDKKHIEDNDVSAY; from the coding sequence ATGTTTGATTATGAAATCTTACGACTGATTTGGTGGGTTCTGATCGGTGTTCTACTGGTCGGTTTCGCCGTCACCGATGGTTTCGATATGGGGGTGGGTGCGCTCGTTCCTGTTATCGGTAAAAACGACACTGAGCGTCGCATAATGATTAACACTATCGCACCGCACTGGGATGGTAACCAAGTTTGGCTAATCACCGCTGGTGGTGCACTGTTTGCCGCTTGGCCTTTGGTTTATGCAACGTCGTTCTCCGGCTTCTATCTAGCGATGTATGTCACGTTAGCGGCACTTTGGCTACGTCCACTTGGCTTAGACTACCGTTCTAAAATCGAAAACCCAAAATGGCGTAATGCATGGGATGGCGCGATCTGTTTTAGCGGCGCTGTACCGCCAGTGATCTTCGGTGTTGCTTTTGGTAACTTACTGCAAGGCGTACCATTTGAGTTGAACAACCTGCTCATGTCAGAGTACAAAGGTTCATTCTTTGCACTATTGAATCCATTTGCATTACTTTGTGGCGTTCTCAGCTTAATGTTGTTTGTTCTCCAAGGTGCAACTTGGTTACAAATGAAGACAACAGAAGCGCTGCATACCCGCGCGCGTAACGTTGCTCAAATTGCGGGCCTTGTGGTTGTGGCATTGTTCGTGATTGGGGGGTTCTGGGTTCAATCTATCGAAGGCTACGTGATTACGAGCACTATCGATACATTTGCAGATTCCAACCCTCTGAATAAAGAGGTTGCGCAACAAGCGGGCGCTTGGATGGCGAACTTTGAAACTTATCCAGCCATGTGGGCTGCGCCAGTATTGGGCGTGTTCATGCCATTGCTTGCGGTGATTGCCTCTCGTTTTGAGCGTGGTGGTTTCGCTTTCCTATTCTCAAGCTTGGCAAACGCCGGTGTGATTTTGACGGCTGGCTTCGCAATGTTCCCATTCGTGATGCCTTCAAGCCTTGTTCCTGCGCACAGCTTGACTATGTGGGATTCAACAGCGAGTGAATTGACCCTTGGTTTGATGACGGCTGTCGCGGCGGTGATGGTACCTGTGATTCTTGGCTACACAACTTGGACTTACTACAAGATGTTTGGTCGTCTAGATAAGAAACACATCGAAGACAACGACGTTTCAGCTTACTAA
- the cydA gene encoding cytochrome ubiquinol oxidase subunit I, producing MIDVVDLSRLQFALTAMYHFLFVPLTLGMAFLLAIMESLYVMTDKQIYKDMTKFWGKLFGINFALGVATGLTMEFQFGTNWSYYSHYVGDIFGAPLAIEALVAFFLESTFVGLFFFGWERLSKRQHLAVTWLVALGSNFSALWILVANGWMQNPVGAEFNFETMRMEMVSFAEVVLNPVAQVKFVHTVASGYTTGAMFILGISSYYLLKGRDVAFARRSFAIAASFGMASILSVIVLGDESGYELGEVQKVKLAAVEAEWHTEPAPAAFTLFGLPNQETMHTDYAIKIPYVMGIIATRSFDEQVTGLRDLRDQHVDRIRNGMYAYELLEKLRAGDRSEANKAAFDEVKGDLGYGLLLKRYTDKVTDATEEQIQAAADDSIPTVWPLFMSFRIMVGCGFIMLFVFGAAFVQTCRQKIEQKPWILKAALFSIPLPWIAIEAGWFVAEYGRQPWAVGEILPTHVAASALTIGELWTSLFAILALYTVFLIAEVYLMLKFARKGPSSLKTGRYHFEQNGESIEDKVNRQVEA from the coding sequence ATGATTGACGTAGTTGATCTGTCGCGGTTGCAGTTTGCACTGACAGCGATGTATCACTTCCTATTCGTACCTTTGACTCTAGGCATGGCTTTCCTTTTAGCCATCATGGAATCGCTGTACGTAATGACCGATAAGCAAATCTACAAGGACATGACTAAGTTCTGGGGTAAGCTTTTTGGTATTAACTTTGCCCTAGGTGTGGCCACAGGCCTTACCATGGAATTCCAGTTTGGTACGAACTGGTCTTACTATTCCCATTATGTTGGTGACATTTTCGGTGCCCCTCTTGCTATTGAGGCACTCGTCGCATTCTTCTTAGAGTCCACCTTCGTCGGTCTATTCTTCTTCGGATGGGAGAGATTATCTAAACGTCAACACTTGGCCGTTACATGGTTAGTGGCATTAGGTTCTAACTTCTCTGCGTTGTGGATTCTTGTCGCGAATGGTTGGATGCAAAACCCAGTGGGCGCTGAGTTCAACTTCGAAACCATGCGTATGGAGATGGTGAGCTTTGCCGAAGTGGTGCTTAACCCTGTTGCTCAGGTGAAATTTGTTCACACCGTTGCGTCTGGTTATACAACGGGTGCCATGTTTATCCTCGGCATCAGCTCATACTACCTACTAAAAGGCCGTGACGTCGCATTTGCACGTCGTTCGTTTGCTATTGCGGCTTCGTTCGGTATGGCATCGATCTTGTCCGTTATCGTTCTTGGTGACGAATCAGGTTACGAGCTTGGCGAAGTACAAAAAGTAAAACTTGCGGCGGTAGAAGCAGAGTGGCACACAGAACCTGCACCAGCAGCGTTTACTCTGTTTGGTTTACCGAACCAAGAAACCATGCACACCGACTACGCGATCAAGATCCCTTACGTTATGGGTATCATTGCGACGCGCTCTTTCGACGAGCAAGTCACCGGTCTTCGTGACCTGCGTGATCAGCACGTTGATCGTATCCGTAACGGTATGTATGCCTACGAGTTGCTAGAAAAACTTCGTGCTGGCGATCGCTCTGAAGCGAACAAAGCGGCATTTGATGAAGTGAAAGGTGACCTTGGTTACGGCTTGCTACTTAAGCGTTATACCGACAAAGTGACCGATGCAACGGAAGAGCAAATTCAAGCCGCCGCGGATGACTCCATTCCAACAGTGTGGCCACTATTTATGTCGTTCCGCATCATGGTTGGCTGTGGCTTCATCATGCTGTTTGTCTTTGGTGCTGCATTCGTTCAAACGTGCCGTCAAAAGATCGAGCAAAAACCTTGGATTCTGAAAGCGGCGCTATTTAGCATCCCACTTCCTTGGATTGCGATCGAAGCAGGTTGGTTCGTCGCTGAGTACGGTCGTCAACCTTGGGCGGTGGGTGAAATTCTCCCAACCCACGTTGCCGCTTCGGCACTGACGATTGGCGAACTATGGACCTCTCTATTCGCGATTTTGGCACTGTATACCGTGTTCCTGATTGCAGAGGTGTACCTCATGTTGAAGTTCGCTCGCAAGGGACCAAGTAGCCTCAAAACAGGTCGTTACCACTTCGAACAAAATGGCGAGTCTATTGAAGACAAAGTTAATCGCCAAGTAGAAGCGTAA